The following are from one region of the Variovorax sp. V213 genome:
- a CDS encoding SDR family NAD(P)-dependent oxidoreductase yields the protein MTASHLTLITGASRGLGHAMAVQLLQAGHMVLGISRRQDPQLAELAQQAGAELIQWEQDLSDPVAASARVSAWLKTLDGQRFDSVTLINNAGTVGNPAPLSSAVGAELSQALRIGLEAPMLLTAAFLGATRQWRGTRKVLNISSGLGRNAMGSQAPYCAAKAGMDHFSRAVALEEASASNGARIVSLAPGVIDTDMQVQLRGASAEKFPDRARFERLKNDGMLDSPESAAAKVLKYLAREDFGNNPVADVRDPA from the coding sequence ATGACCGCTTCCCATCTCACCCTGATCACCGGCGCCTCGCGCGGCCTCGGCCATGCCATGGCCGTACAGCTGCTGCAAGCGGGCCACATGGTGCTCGGCATTTCGCGCCGGCAAGATCCCCAGCTGGCCGAGCTAGCGCAACAGGCGGGCGCGGAACTCATCCAGTGGGAGCAGGACCTGTCCGACCCCGTCGCGGCATCGGCCCGTGTTTCGGCCTGGCTGAAGACGCTCGACGGCCAGCGCTTCGACAGCGTGACCCTGATCAACAACGCCGGCACCGTCGGCAACCCCGCACCGCTGTCGAGTGCCGTCGGCGCCGAACTGTCGCAGGCGCTGCGCATCGGCCTCGAGGCACCGATGCTGCTGACTGCCGCATTCCTTGGCGCCACGCGCCAATGGCGCGGCACGCGCAAGGTGCTGAACATTTCGTCGGGCCTGGGCCGCAACGCGATGGGCAGCCAGGCACCCTATTGCGCGGCGAAGGCCGGCATGGATCACTTCTCGCGCGCCGTGGCGCTCGAGGAAGCCTCCGCATCGAACGGCGCGCGCATCGTCTCGCTCGCGCCCGGTGTGATCGACACCGACATGCAGGTGCAGCTGCGCGGCGCATCGGCCGAGAAGTTTCCGGACCGCGCGCGCTTCGAACGCCTGAAGAACGACGGCATGCTCGACAGTCCCGAGAGCGCCGCGGCCAAGGTGCTCAAATACCTGGCGCGCGAAGACTTCGGCAACAACCCCGTGGCCGACGTGCGCGACCCGGCCTGA
- the kdpF gene encoding K(+)-transporting ATPase subunit F has protein sequence MISLEALYGFGALIAVALFAYLVFALICAEEF, from the coding sequence ATGATCAGCCTCGAAGCTCTCTATGGTTTCGGCGCATTGATCGCCGTGGCGCTGTTCGCGTACCTGGTGTTCGCGCTGATCTGCGCCGAGGAGTTCTGA
- a CDS encoding branched-chain amino acid ABC transporter permease has translation MAFFLETLFGGLMVGMLYSLVALGFVLIFKASGVFNFAQGAMVLFAALAMARFAEWIPMWTGIESRWFANGAAFVVAGLVMFAVAWLIERLVLRHLVNQEGATLLMATLGIAYFLDGAGQTLFGSNIYKIDIGMPKDPIFLLGSVFEGGILINKEDLYAAAIAAALVALLSLFFQKTGTGRALRAVADDHQAAQSIGIPLTRIWVIVWCVAGVVALVAGMIWGSKLGVQFSLTTVALRALPVVILGGLTSVPGAIIGGLIIGVGEKLSEVYLGPYVGGGIEIWFAYVLALVFLLFRPQGLFGEKIIDRV, from the coding sequence ATGGCCTTCTTTCTCGAAACCCTCTTCGGCGGCCTCATGGTGGGCATGCTGTATTCGCTGGTGGCGCTCGGCTTCGTGCTGATCTTCAAGGCCTCGGGCGTGTTCAATTTCGCGCAGGGTGCGATGGTGCTGTTCGCGGCGCTCGCCATGGCGCGCTTCGCCGAATGGATCCCTATGTGGACCGGCATCGAGAGCCGCTGGTTCGCCAACGGCGCGGCCTTTGTCGTGGCGGGGCTCGTGATGTTCGCGGTGGCGTGGCTGATCGAGCGGCTGGTGCTGCGCCACCTGGTCAACCAGGAGGGTGCAACGCTGCTGATGGCGACGCTCGGCATCGCGTACTTCCTGGACGGCGCGGGCCAGACCCTGTTCGGCAGCAACATCTACAAGATCGACATCGGCATGCCGAAGGACCCGATCTTCCTTCTCGGCTCGGTGTTCGAGGGCGGCATCCTGATCAACAAGGAAGACCTGTACGCCGCCGCGATCGCGGCCGCGCTGGTGGCGCTGCTCTCGCTGTTCTTCCAGAAGACCGGCACCGGCCGCGCGCTGCGTGCGGTGGCCGACGACCACCAGGCCGCGCAGTCGATCGGCATTCCGCTCACGCGCATCTGGGTCATCGTGTGGTGCGTGGCCGGCGTGGTGGCGCTCGTGGCCGGAATGATCTGGGGCAGCAAGCTGGGCGTGCAGTTCTCGCTCACCACGGTGGCGCTGCGCGCGCTGCCGGTGGTGATCCTCGGGGGCCTCACCTCGGTGCCGGGCGCCATCATCGGCGGGCTGATCATCGGCGTCGGCGAGAAGCTGTCGGAGGTGTACCTGGGCCCTTATGTGGGCGGCGGTATCGAGATCTGGTTCGCCTATGTGCTGGCGCTGGTGTTCCTGCTGTTCCGGCCGCAGGGCCTCTTTGGCGAAAAAATCATTGATCGCGTATGA
- a CDS encoding superoxide dismutase, giving the protein MEHTLPPLPYALDALAPEYSKETLEYHYGKHHNAYVVNLNNLQKGTEFESMTLEEIVKKSSGGIYNNAAQIWNHTFFWNCMKPQGGGAPTGALAKAIDAKWGSYDAFKEAFVKSAVGNFGSGWTWLVKKADGSVDIVNMGAAGTPLTTGDTPVLTVDVWEHAYYIDYRNLRPKFVETFLAKLANWDFAAKNFG; this is encoded by the coding sequence ATGGAACACACCCTCCCACCCCTGCCTTACGCCCTCGACGCGCTGGCACCCGAGTACTCGAAGGAGACCCTCGAGTACCACTACGGCAAGCACCACAACGCCTACGTGGTGAACCTCAACAACCTGCAAAAGGGCACCGAGTTCGAGTCGATGACCCTCGAGGAGATCGTCAAGAAGTCCAGCGGCGGCATCTACAACAACGCCGCCCAGATCTGGAACCACACCTTCTTCTGGAACTGCATGAAGCCCCAGGGCGGCGGCGCTCCCACCGGCGCGCTGGCCAAGGCCATCGATGCCAAGTGGGGCAGCTACGACGCCTTCAAGGAAGCCTTCGTGAAGTCGGCCGTGGGCAACTTCGGCTCGGGCTGGACCTGGCTGGTGAAGAAGGCCGACGGCTCGGTGGACATCGTGAACATGGGTGCCGCGGGCACGCCGCTGACCACCGGCGACACCCCGGTGCTGACGGTGGACGTCTGGGAGCATGCCTACTACATCGACTACCGCAACCTGCGCCCCAAGTTCGTGGAGACCTTCCTGGCCAAGCTGGCCAACTGGGACTTCGCCGCCAAGAACTTCGGCTGA
- a CDS encoding MBL fold metallo-hydrolase: MAQRKNDSKNAFPLKTTALAAVVALIQGCAQTPPRQQAPSEATVAAHVAAATHAAATDLAPLLTLCKPAPAARPAQAELDKGLAAFIAKPAPPPGQAFDNLYFVGADWVSAWAIKTSDGIILIDALNTQAEAAALIEGGMRKLGLDPAQIKYVLVTHGHGDHYGGAPYLAEKYRARVVMSDIDWTMTETRLEFATPIWGAPPKRDVSVKDGDRITLGDTSVSMYITPGHTMGTISPVFDVTSNGQRHRAMLWGGTGFNFGKDVPRLDAYIGATQRMGAVVQSQRIDVLLSNHSNIDGSQAKLAALRQQPAAAANPFVLGTPTVERSLAVMGGCAQAQRDRFLLQ; encoded by the coding sequence ATGGCACAGCGCAAGAACGATTCGAAGAACGCCTTCCCGCTGAAGACAACCGCCCTGGCAGCGGTTGTCGCCTTGATCCAGGGCTGCGCACAAACGCCGCCGCGGCAGCAGGCGCCGTCGGAGGCCACCGTTGCCGCTCATGTGGCGGCCGCCACGCACGCTGCCGCCACCGACCTCGCGCCGCTGCTGACGCTCTGCAAACCCGCGCCCGCCGCGCGGCCAGCGCAGGCCGAACTGGACAAGGGCCTGGCCGCCTTCATCGCCAAGCCCGCACCGCCGCCAGGCCAGGCCTTCGACAACCTGTACTTCGTGGGCGCCGACTGGGTCAGCGCCTGGGCCATCAAGACCTCGGACGGCATCATCCTCATCGATGCGCTCAACACCCAGGCGGAGGCCGCGGCGCTCATCGAAGGCGGCATGCGCAAGCTGGGGCTTGATCCGGCGCAGATCAAATACGTGCTCGTAACGCACGGCCACGGCGACCACTACGGCGGCGCGCCGTACCTCGCAGAGAAGTACCGTGCACGCGTGGTGATGAGCGACATCGACTGGACCATGACCGAGACCCGGCTCGAATTCGCAACGCCGATCTGGGGTGCGCCGCCGAAGCGCGATGTTTCGGTAAAAGACGGCGACCGCATCACGCTGGGCGATACCTCCGTCTCGATGTACATCACGCCGGGTCACACCATGGGCACGATCTCGCCGGTTTTCGATGTGACTTCCAACGGCCAGAGGCACCGCGCCATGCTCTGGGGCGGCACGGGCTTCAACTTCGGTAAGGACGTGCCGCGGCTCGACGCCTACATCGGCGCCACGCAGCGCATGGGCGCCGTGGTGCAAAGCCAGCGCATCGACGTGCTGCTGTCGAACCACTCCAACATCGACGGCTCGCAGGCCAAGCTGGCCGCGCTGCGGCAGCAGCCCGCGGCGGCGGCGAACCCCTTCGTACTCGGCACCCCGACAGTGGAACGGTCACTGGCGGTGATGGGCGGATGCGCGCAGGCGCAGCGCGACCGGTTCTTGCTGCAGTAG
- a CDS encoding VOC family protein, whose translation MLGNINAVANLAVKDLGAARRFYEDTLGLSPADTDCEGLIAYRSGNTRINVYQSSFAGTNQATAVTWVVGDDLERIVAALKAKGIRFEHYDMPNTTLTGDIHVMDKMKVAWFKDPDGNILNLVNE comes from the coding sequence ATGCTCGGAAACATCAATGCCGTGGCCAACCTCGCGGTGAAGGACCTTGGCGCGGCCCGCCGCTTCTACGAAGACACGCTGGGCCTGTCGCCGGCCGACACGGATTGCGAGGGCTTGATCGCCTATCGCAGCGGTAACACCCGTATCAATGTCTACCAGTCTTCATTCGCCGGCACCAACCAGGCCACGGCCGTGACCTGGGTAGTGGGTGACGACCTCGAGCGGATCGTGGCGGCGCTCAAGGCCAAGGGCATACGCTTCGAGCACTACGACATGCCGAACACAACGCTCACGGGCGACATCCACGTCATGGACAAGATGAAGGTCGCCTGGTTCAAGGACCCGGACGGCAACATCCTCAACCTGGTCAACGAGTGA
- a CDS encoding long-chain fatty acid--CoA ligase, producing MQTTAPTFPRLLLAHAQAQPEAPAIREKDLGIWQTWTWSAVAQEVREIACGLASMGFKAFDNLAIVGANRPHLYMAVVAAQSLRGVPVPLYQDAVAGEMVFMLQDASIEFVIVEDQEQVDKLLECRELQTGKQPSIRHIIYDDPKGLRHYDQPGLMSYERLRELGREFDKTHVGYYDRAVASGEATDVGVILYTSGTTGRPKGVCQTHASFIAAGRGGVEIDRLGPGDNMMSYLPMAWVGDHLFSVAQWLVGGYTLNCPESSETVMNDMREIGPSYYFGPPRTFEGLLTAVSIRMEDAAAPKRWLYAKFMALAQRVGADILNGAPVSTGDRLMYGLGNLLIYGPLRNVLGMSRIRVAYTAGAAIGPDLFRFYRSIGVNLKQFYGQTETCAYVCLQQDGKVKLQTVGTAAPGIELKIADDGEVLVRGVSVLKEYYKRPDATAEVLDADGYFHTGDAGVLDSEGHLRIIDRAKDVGRLASGAIFAPNYIENKLKFFPQIKEAVCFGNGRDEVCAAINIDFEAVGNWAERRGLAYGGYVDLAGKPEVLALIGECIAKVNADLASEDGMGETQIARFLVLHKELDPDDDELTRTRKVRRGFIAEKYAVLVNALYGGKTEQYIETQVKFEDGRTGVVNATLKIVEARTFPIVKAAA from the coding sequence GTGCAAACCACCGCCCCCACCTTTCCCCGTCTGTTGCTCGCCCACGCCCAGGCCCAGCCCGAGGCGCCCGCCATCCGCGAGAAGGACCTCGGCATCTGGCAAACCTGGACCTGGAGCGCCGTGGCGCAGGAGGTGCGCGAGATCGCCTGCGGCCTTGCGAGCATGGGCTTCAAGGCCTTCGACAACCTGGCCATCGTGGGCGCCAACCGCCCGCACCTGTACATGGCGGTGGTCGCGGCGCAGAGCCTGCGCGGCGTGCCGGTGCCGCTCTACCAGGACGCGGTGGCCGGCGAGATGGTCTTCATGCTGCAGGACGCGAGCATCGAGTTCGTGATCGTCGAAGACCAGGAGCAGGTCGACAAGCTGCTCGAGTGCCGCGAGCTCCAGACGGGCAAGCAGCCCAGCATCCGCCACATCATCTACGACGACCCCAAGGGCCTGCGCCACTACGACCAGCCCGGGCTCATGAGCTATGAGCGGCTGCGCGAGCTGGGCCGCGAATTCGACAAGACCCACGTCGGCTACTACGACCGCGCGGTGGCGAGCGGCGAAGCCACCGACGTCGGCGTCATCCTCTACACCTCGGGCACCACCGGCCGCCCCAAGGGCGTGTGCCAGACGCATGCGAGCTTCATCGCGGCGGGCCGCGGCGGCGTGGAGATCGACCGGCTCGGCCCCGGCGACAACATGATGAGCTACCTGCCGATGGCGTGGGTGGGCGACCACCTGTTCTCGGTGGCGCAATGGCTGGTGGGCGGCTACACGCTCAACTGCCCAGAGTCGTCCGAGACGGTGATGAACGACATGCGCGAGATCGGCCCGAGCTACTACTTCGGGCCGCCGCGCACCTTCGAAGGCCTGCTCACGGCCGTGTCGATCCGCATGGAAGACGCGGCCGCGCCGAAGCGCTGGCTGTATGCGAAGTTCATGGCGCTGGCCCAGCGCGTGGGCGCCGACATCCTCAACGGCGCCCCCGTGAGCACGGGCGACCGGCTGATGTACGGCCTGGGCAACCTGCTCATCTACGGGCCGCTGCGCAACGTGCTGGGCATGAGCCGCATCCGCGTGGCCTACACGGCGGGCGCGGCCATCGGGCCCGACCTGTTCCGCTTCTATCGCTCCATCGGCGTGAACCTGAAGCAGTTCTACGGCCAGACCGAAACCTGCGCCTACGTGTGCCTGCAGCAGGACGGCAAGGTCAAGCTGCAGACGGTCGGCACCGCGGCGCCGGGCATCGAACTCAAGATCGCGGACGACGGCGAAGTGCTGGTGCGCGGCGTGTCGGTGCTCAAGGAATACTACAAGCGCCCCGACGCCACGGCCGAGGTGCTCGACGCCGACGGCTACTTTCACACCGGCGATGCGGGCGTGCTCGACAGCGAGGGCCACCTGCGCATCATCGACCGCGCGAAGGACGTGGGCCGGCTCGCGAGCGGCGCGATCTTTGCGCCCAACTACATCGAGAACAAGCTCAAGTTCTTTCCGCAGATCAAGGAAGCCGTGTGCTTCGGCAACGGGCGCGACGAAGTCTGCGCGGCCATCAACATCGACTTCGAGGCGGTGGGCAACTGGGCCGAGCGGCGCGGGCTGGCCTACGGCGGCTATGTCGACCTGGCCGGCAAGCCCGAGGTGCTGGCGCTGATCGGCGAATGCATTGCCAAGGTGAACGCCGACCTTGCGAGCGAAGACGGCATGGGCGAGACGCAGATCGCGCGCTTCCTGGTGCTGCACAAGGAGCTCGACCCCGACGACGACGAACTCACCCGCACGCGCAAGGTGCGGCGCGGCTTCATCGCCGAGAAATACGCGGTGCTGGTCAATGCGCTTTACGGCGGCAAGACCGAGCAGTACATCGAGACCCAGGTCAAGTTCGAGGATGGACGCACCGGCGTGGTGAATGCCACGCTGAAGATCGTCGAGGCCAGGACCTTCCCCATCGTGAAGGCGGCGGCATGA
- a CDS encoding Crp/Fnr family transcriptional regulator — MPHGDSHHSVLGGSIKDRVRCATAAELDGIPWLPTLTPAERRRAEAALAVGEAEVGDLVCRVGRSPTYWFGVVEGLLKMSNDNADGGSVTYAGIPPGGWFGEGTVMKREPYRYNIQALRRSVVAGLPIESFHWLLDHSIGFNRFVMNQLNERLGQFIAALEIDRLNNPDARVARNLVSLFNPVLYPGVGEVLRITQQELAYLVGLSRQRVNEALNGLSAQGLIRVEYGGLRVLDLPGLRATAMSNKKHPSPETENS; from the coding sequence ATGCCTCACGGCGATTCACACCACAGCGTGCTCGGCGGTTCGATCAAGGACCGCGTGCGCTGCGCCACCGCCGCCGAGCTGGACGGCATTCCGTGGCTGCCCACGCTCACGCCGGCCGAGCGCCGCCGTGCCGAAGCCGCGCTGGCGGTCGGCGAAGCCGAGGTCGGCGACCTGGTGTGCCGCGTCGGCCGCTCTCCCACCTACTGGTTCGGCGTGGTCGAGGGCCTGCTCAAGATGAGCAACGACAACGCCGATGGCGGCTCCGTCACATACGCCGGCATACCGCCCGGCGGCTGGTTCGGCGAAGGCACGGTGATGAAGCGCGAGCCCTACCGCTACAACATCCAGGCGCTGCGGCGCAGCGTGGTGGCGGGGTTGCCGATCGAGAGCTTCCACTGGCTGCTCGACCATTCCATCGGCTTCAACCGCTTCGTGATGAACCAGCTCAACGAGCGGCTCGGCCAGTTCATCGCGGCACTGGAGATCGACCGGCTCAACAACCCCGACGCGCGCGTGGCGCGCAACCTGGTGTCGCTGTTCAACCCGGTGCTCTACCCCGGTGTGGGCGAGGTGCTGCGCATCACGCAGCAGGAGCTGGCCTACCTGGTCGGTCTCTCGCGCCAGCGCGTGAACGAGGCACTCAACGGCCTGTCGGCGCAAGGGTTGATCCGCGTGGAGTACGGTGGGCTGCGCGTGCTCGACCTGCCGGGCCTGCGCGCCACCGCGATGTCGAACAAGAAGCACCCGTCACCGGAAACCGAAAACTCATGA
- a CDS encoding ABC transporter ATP-binding protein encodes MSSNRKVGDVILDVQNISLSFGGVKALTDISFNVREHEVRAIIGPNGAGKSSMLNCINGVYWPQQGSITFRGQTFKHMNSREVAEMGVARTFQNLALFKGMSVLDNIMTGRNLKMKCGMFAQALRWGPAEREELRHREFVEHIIDFLEIQAHRKTPVGRLPYGLQKRVDLGRALAMEPQVLLLDEPMAGMNVEEKQDMSRFILDVNDEFGATIVLIEHDMGVVMDISDRVVVLDYGKKIGDGTPDEVRSNENVIRAYLGVEH; translated from the coding sequence ATGAGCAGCAACAGAAAAGTCGGCGACGTCATCCTCGACGTGCAGAACATCAGCTTGAGCTTCGGCGGCGTGAAGGCGCTGACGGACATCAGCTTCAACGTGCGCGAGCACGAGGTGCGGGCCATCATCGGGCCCAACGGCGCGGGCAAGAGCTCGATGCTCAACTGCATCAACGGCGTGTATTGGCCGCAGCAGGGCTCCATCACTTTCCGCGGCCAGACCTTCAAGCACATGAACTCCCGCGAGGTGGCCGAGATGGGCGTGGCGCGCACGTTCCAGAACCTGGCGCTCTTCAAGGGCATGAGCGTGCTCGACAACATCATGACCGGGCGCAACCTCAAGATGAAGTGCGGCATGTTCGCGCAGGCCCTGCGCTGGGGCCCGGCGGAACGCGAGGAGCTGCGGCACCGCGAATTCGTGGAGCACATCATCGACTTTCTCGAGATCCAGGCGCACCGCAAGACACCGGTGGGCCGCCTGCCCTATGGCCTGCAAAAGCGCGTCGACCTGGGCCGCGCGCTCGCGATGGAGCCGCAGGTGCTGCTCCTGGACGAACCCATGGCCGGCATGAACGTGGAAGAGAAGCAGGACATGAGCCGCTTCATCCTCGACGTGAACGACGAGTTCGGCGCCACCATCGTCCTCATCGAGCACGACATGGGCGTGGTGATGGACATCTCCGACCGCGTGGTCGTGCTCGACTACGGCAAGAAGATCGGCGACGGCACGCCGGACGAAGTGCGCAGCAACGAGAACGTGATCCGTGCCTACCTTGGGGTCGAACACTGA
- a CDS encoding helix-turn-helix transcriptional regulator, which produces MTTRPPDAKPAWMPHQPADRILSTLKTRGALGIPDIAKVLDVTVEAVRQQMAKLQAEGLVDAESRPAGRGRPTQIWRLTGAGHARFPDTHAEMTVQMISAVISVFGDKGMDQLIGAREETMRTSYREALHGARSLKARLERLADIRSREGYMAEFRPEGDGFLFIENHCPICTAARACTGFCRSELQLFDAVLGPGVSVSRVEHVLAGARRCAYQVSPKSSP; this is translated from the coding sequence ATGACCACGCGCCCCCCCGATGCCAAGCCCGCCTGGATGCCGCACCAGCCGGCAGACCGCATCCTGTCCACGCTCAAGACGCGTGGCGCGCTCGGCATTCCCGACATTGCCAAGGTGCTCGACGTCACGGTGGAGGCCGTGCGACAGCAGATGGCCAAGCTGCAGGCCGAGGGCCTGGTCGATGCCGAGAGCCGCCCGGCGGGCCGCGGCCGGCCGACGCAGATCTGGCGGCTCACCGGCGCCGGGCACGCTCGCTTTCCCGACACGCACGCCGAGATGACGGTGCAGATGATCAGCGCGGTGATCAGCGTGTTCGGCGACAAGGGCATGGACCAGCTCATCGGCGCGCGCGAGGAGACCATGCGCACCAGCTACCGCGAGGCGCTGCACGGCGCGCGCAGCCTCAAGGCCAGGCTCGAACGGCTGGCCGACATCCGCAGCCGCGAAGGCTACATGGCCGAGTTCCGGCCCGAGGGCGACGGCTTTCTGTTCATCGAGAACCATTGCCCCATCTGCACCGCGGCACGGGCCTGCACGGGCTTTTGCCGCAGCGAACTGCAGCTGTTCGACGCAGTGCTGGGGCCCGGCGTGAGCGTGAGCCGCGTCGAGCACGTGCTCGCGGGCGCGCGGCGCTGCGCCTACCAGGTGAGTCCGAAGAGCTCGCCTTGA
- a CDS encoding branched-chain amino acid ABC transporter permease, producing the protein MFYRENGQFKSSYRADQQVFPILQDRVAIGLVLIFAFAVVPFLASDYLMRAILIPFVIISLAALGVNVLVGYCGQISLGSGAFMAVGAYGAYNFFVRFPGLPLIPALILGGLCATLFGILFGLPSLRVKGLYLAVATLAAQFFSDWMFLRIKWFTLDTPSGSVSVSNLQVFGLPIESAASKYLLCLAMLVVIAVLTKNLVRGAIGREWMAIRDMDVAAAVIGIRPMYAKLSAFAVSSFIIGVAGALWAFVYLGAWEPAAFSVDQSFRLLFMVIIGGLGSIMGAFFGAAFITVLPIVLNQALPVIAGWFGAQISTVGIAHAELMIFGGLIVWFLIVEPHGLAKLWSTGKQKLRLWPFPH; encoded by the coding sequence ATGTTCTATAGAGAAAACGGACAGTTCAAGTCCAGCTACCGCGCCGACCAGCAGGTCTTCCCGATCCTTCAGGACCGCGTGGCCATCGGCCTGGTGCTGATCTTCGCGTTCGCGGTCGTGCCCTTCCTCGCCAGCGACTACCTGATGCGGGCGATCCTGATTCCCTTCGTGATCATTTCTCTGGCGGCGCTCGGCGTGAACGTGCTGGTGGGCTACTGCGGGCAGATCTCGCTGGGCTCGGGCGCCTTCATGGCGGTGGGTGCCTACGGGGCCTACAACTTCTTCGTGCGCTTCCCGGGGCTGCCGCTGATTCCCGCGCTGATCCTGGGCGGCCTGTGCGCAACGCTGTTCGGCATCCTTTTCGGACTGCCCAGCCTGCGCGTGAAGGGCCTCTACCTCGCGGTCGCGACGCTGGCGGCGCAGTTCTTCAGCGACTGGATGTTCCTGCGCATCAAGTGGTTCACGCTCGACACGCCCTCGGGCTCGGTGTCGGTGTCGAACCTGCAGGTCTTCGGCTTGCCGATCGAGAGCGCCGCGAGCAAGTACCTGCTCTGCCTGGCGATGCTGGTGGTGATTGCCGTCCTGACCAAGAACCTGGTGCGCGGCGCCATCGGCCGCGAGTGGATGGCCATCCGCGACATGGACGTGGCGGCCGCCGTGATCGGCATCCGTCCGATGTACGCCAAGCTCAGCGCCTTCGCGGTCAGCTCGTTCATCATCGGCGTGGCCGGCGCGTTGTGGGCCTTCGTCTATCTCGGTGCCTGGGAGCCCGCGGCCTTCTCCGTCGACCAGTCGTTCCGGCTGCTCTTCATGGTGATCATCGGCGGGCTGGGCTCGATCATGGGGGCTTTCTTCGGTGCGGCTTTCATCACCGTGCTGCCGATCGTCCTGAACCAGGCGCTACCGGTCATCGCCGGCTGGTTCGGCGCGCAGATCTCCACCGTCGGCATTGCGCATGCGGAGCTGATGATCTTCGGCGGCCTGATCGTGTGGTTCCTGATCGTCGAGCCGCATGGCCTGGCCAAGCTCTGGTCGACCGGCAAGCAGAAGCTGCGGCTCTGGCCCTTCCCTCATTGA
- a CDS encoding Bug family tripartite tricarboxylate transporter substrate binding protein: protein MIRKLNRSLALALALPLALSLTFSTAAHAQAYPAKPVRMIVPFPPGGGTDILARLVAQKLTEANHWTVVPDNRAGAGGTIGIAEAARAAPTGYDIVMGQKDNMVVAPWLYKNLSYNPVKDLTAVAHVAYTPVVIVTQANSKFKTLNDVVTAARAAPDTVTYGSPGNGTTIHLAGEIFNGAAQIKMRHVPYKGSNAAMMDVLAGNVDLMVSSVPSALAQIKAGKLRPLAVTSARRSTSLPDTPTVAELGYKGFDVSTWYGLFVPARTPKDVIATLNTEVNKLLATPEMKAAIVAQGAEPQGMTPEQFETLLKTDYEKWKGIVQASGATIE, encoded by the coding sequence ATGATCCGCAAACTCAACCGCTCGCTGGCCCTGGCGCTGGCGCTTCCCCTGGCTCTCTCCCTCACGTTCAGCACGGCCGCCCACGCGCAGGCCTACCCCGCCAAGCCCGTGCGCATGATCGTGCCGTTCCCGCCCGGCGGCGGCACCGACATCCTGGCGCGGCTGGTGGCGCAGAAGCTCACCGAGGCCAACCACTGGACCGTGGTGCCCGACAACCGCGCGGGTGCCGGCGGCACCATCGGCATTGCCGAGGCCGCGCGTGCCGCGCCCACCGGGTACGACATCGTGATGGGCCAGAAGGACAACATGGTCGTCGCGCCCTGGCTCTACAAGAACCTGAGCTACAACCCGGTGAAGGACCTCACGGCCGTGGCCCACGTGGCCTATACGCCGGTGGTGATCGTCACGCAGGCCAACTCGAAGTTCAAGACACTGAACGACGTGGTGACCGCGGCGCGCGCCGCGCCCGACACCGTCACCTACGGCTCGCCGGGCAACGGCACCACCATCCACCTGGCCGGCGAGATCTTCAATGGCGCCGCCCAGATCAAGATGCGCCACGTGCCCTACAAGGGCTCCAACGCGGCCATGATGGACGTGCTCGCGGGCAATGTCGACCTGATGGTCTCGTCGGTACCCTCGGCCCTGGCGCAGATCAAGGCGGGCAAGCTGCGCCCGCTGGCCGTGACCTCGGCCAGGCGCAGCACTTCGCTGCCCGACACCCCCACCGTGGCCGAGCTCGGCTACAAGGGCTTCGACGTGTCCACCTGGTACGGCCTCTTCGTGCCGGCCAGGACACCGAAGGACGTGATCGCCACGCTGAATACCGAAGTCAACAAGCTGCTGGCCACGCCCGAGATGAAGGCCGCCATCGTCGCCCAGGGCGCCGAGCCGCAGGGCATGACGCCCGAACAGTTCGAGACGCTCTTGAAGACCGACTACGAGAAGTGGAAGGGCATCGTGCAAGCCTCGGGCGCGACCATCGAATAA